The following proteins are encoded in a genomic region of Mycolicibacterium confluentis:
- a CDS encoding fumarylacetoacetate hydrolase family protein has product MRLRRVRTTTGLELQHDDAGTWRALVGPSPFGPSPFRAEWEVATADRHLRDTDAVLPFSPLSFRDFLLSERHNVDAARGMINRFYPRTARITNVYERLTRATFPAFRPRRLFYQQPIYYMSNAMTIVPTGTPVAIPSYTRGLDFELEIGFMLNAPLYNATPADAVSAIGAFVLVNDFSARDVQRAEMDSGMGPQKSKHFLSSMSQTAVTADDVLPRLTELTGSVNINGTVVSTVSSAGLQWSIGDVLAHASRDEQLLPGELIALGTLPGGSGMETGHWLKSGDELHLVLDGIGEVRHRIR; this is encoded by the coding sequence ATGAGGCTGCGCAGGGTTCGCACCACGACCGGACTGGAACTCCAGCACGACGACGCCGGCACGTGGCGCGCCTTGGTTGGACCGTCACCGTTCGGTCCGTCACCGTTTCGTGCCGAATGGGAAGTCGCCACTGCCGACCGCCACCTGCGCGACACCGATGCCGTGCTGCCGTTCTCGCCGCTGTCGTTCCGTGATTTTCTGCTCTCCGAACGCCATAACGTCGACGCCGCGCGCGGCATGATCAACCGCTTCTACCCGCGAACCGCCCGAATCACCAATGTCTATGAAAGACTCACCAGGGCAACGTTTCCCGCGTTCCGGCCACGCCGGCTGTTCTACCAGCAGCCCATCTACTACATGTCGAACGCCATGACGATCGTGCCGACCGGAACCCCGGTGGCCATTCCGAGCTACACGCGCGGCCTCGACTTCGAACTCGAGATCGGCTTCATGCTCAACGCCCCGCTGTACAACGCGACCCCCGCCGACGCGGTCTCGGCGATCGGCGCCTTCGTCCTGGTCAACGACTTCAGCGCGCGCGACGTGCAGCGCGCCGAGATGGACAGCGGCATGGGCCCGCAGAAGTCCAAACACTTCCTGTCGTCCATGTCGCAGACCGCGGTCACGGCCGACGACGTGCTGCCCCGCCTGACGGAACTGACAGGCTCGGTGAACATCAACGGCACGGTGGTGAGCACCGTCAGCAGCGCGGGACTGCAGTGGAGCATCGGTGACGTGCTCGCGCACGCCAGCCGCGACGAGCAGCTCCTGCCCGGCGAATTGATCGCCCTGGGCACGTTGCCGGGCGGATCCGGGATGGAGACCGGCCACTGGCTCAAGTCCGGCGACGAACTGCATCTGGTGCTCGACGGCATCGGCGAAGTCCGGCACCGGATTCGCTGA
- a CDS encoding sensor domain-containing protein, translating to MTGAGGGADTPRDPFGGAPFAGDPFAPPPNSPPGQPFPPGPTQNPPRRGRPRILVGVLTAVAVVAILALVAWLVFGRSGGPDPEPAAEPATAPSSEIITTTTPPAPKTVSTAGLPPLLLSLEEIKEITGNAGLVDAGVTTRVEAPPANVATFDPPECMSSFGAHLPPAYENSGYVSVYAKNHMQQPTPSMQVAEGVADFPDPAAAQRAVTAYVDLWRGCAGKRFQWTHVPQGEFSMWTLGAPEDAGDGVSTLRSNNDASPVSVTRAVATKNNVLVDVWIIGSAVSGEAATIAKRIVARIPA from the coding sequence ATGACGGGTGCGGGGGGTGGCGCCGACACGCCACGGGATCCGTTCGGGGGCGCACCGTTCGCCGGTGATCCGTTTGCACCACCGCCGAATTCGCCACCGGGCCAGCCTTTCCCTCCCGGGCCGACGCAGAATCCACCGCGGCGCGGTCGCCCGCGGATCCTGGTCGGGGTGCTGACCGCGGTCGCGGTGGTCGCGATCCTCGCGCTGGTGGCCTGGCTCGTGTTCGGCCGCAGCGGGGGTCCGGATCCGGAGCCAGCGGCCGAACCCGCCACCGCGCCGTCGAGCGAGATCATCACCACCACAACGCCGCCGGCACCGAAGACCGTCAGCACCGCAGGCCTGCCGCCGCTGCTGCTCAGCCTTGAGGAGATCAAGGAGATCACCGGCAACGCCGGCCTGGTGGATGCCGGAGTCACGACCAGGGTTGAGGCGCCGCCTGCCAATGTGGCCACGTTCGACCCGCCGGAGTGCATGAGCTCGTTCGGGGCGCATCTGCCCCCGGCCTACGAGAACAGCGGGTATGTCTCGGTGTACGCCAAGAACCATATGCAGCAGCCCACCCCGTCGATGCAGGTCGCCGAGGGGGTTGCGGACTTCCCCGACCCTGCCGCCGCACAACGGGCAGTGACGGCCTACGTCGATCTGTGGCGGGGGTGTGCGGGCAAGCGGTTCCAGTGGACGCACGTGCCGCAGGGCGAGTTCTCGATGTGGACCCTCGGCGCACCGGAGGACGCCGGTGACGGCGTGAGCACGCTGCGGTCGAACAACGACGCCTCGCCGGTCTCGGTGACCAGGGCCGTCGCGACGAAGAACAATGTGCTGGTGGACGTCTGGATCATCGGCAGCGCTGTCTCCGGGGAGGCGGCCACGATCGCGAAGAGGATCGTGGCCCGCATCCCGGCGTGA
- a CDS encoding nitroreductase/quinone reductase family protein, which produces MRKSDRVAETGAWLLETGHRVLLALTGGRYPRTVMGMLTVELHTVGRKSGKPFANLLTSPVHDEDRIVVVASKGGHSDNPDWYKNALAHPDVRVTVDGADIPMRARKATAEERAEIWPQVVKVYKGYEGYQRNTEREIPLLILERTR; this is translated from the coding sequence ATGCGGAAATCCGATCGCGTCGCCGAGACCGGCGCCTGGCTGCTCGAGACCGGGCATCGCGTACTGCTTGCGCTCACCGGGGGCAGGTACCCCCGCACGGTCATGGGGATGCTCACCGTCGAGTTGCACACCGTGGGCCGAAAGTCCGGTAAGCCCTTCGCGAACCTGTTGACCAGTCCGGTCCACGATGAGGACCGCATCGTGGTGGTGGCGTCGAAGGGCGGGCACAGTGACAATCCGGACTGGTACAAGAACGCGCTGGCCCACCCCGACGTGCGGGTGACGGTCGACGGCGCCGACATTCCGATGCGCGCGCGTAAGGCGACGGCCGAGGAGCGTGCCGAGATCTGGCCGCAGGTGGTCAAGGTCTACAAGGGTTACGAGGGATATCAGCGCAACACCGAACGCGAGATCCCTCTGCTGATCCTCGAGCGGACGCGCTGA
- a CDS encoding chloride channel protein: MPVAEFGAFVRNSGHLRKWLILGVIIGVIAGLGAVAFYLALKYTTDLLLGHLADYDPPTAMGDGGSAGSGGFTRPWAIPLVTTLGALLSAAIVARFAPEAQGHGTDDAIEAVHTDPRAIRSRVVLVKMVASALTIGSGGSGGREGPTAHISAGFGSLLTRWLNLSDEDGRVAVSLGIGSGIGAIFGAPLGGAVLAASIIYRRDFDYRALVPGFIASGTAYAVCGSILGFDPLFGSLVTDHVFDPLQIPWFLLIGIASAAIGYLYARVFYGTAALSSRIRFRGAAVLRPAVGGLLVGLLALAIPQILSSGYGWVQMAAAEDTLLSIPLWIVLVLPLAKIVATSLSIGTGGSGGIFGPGIVIGCFVGAAIWRLADLAGAPAVPAGPAVFIVVAMMACFGSVAHAPLAVMIMVAEMTASFSVLPGAMIAVGVAYLLISRTNVSIYRAQRADREAAAAERAGLRTHSDSCA; encoded by the coding sequence ATGCCTGTGGCCGAGTTCGGTGCCTTCGTCCGCAACTCGGGACACCTGCGCAAGTGGCTGATCCTCGGGGTCATCATCGGCGTCATCGCGGGACTCGGTGCGGTGGCGTTCTACCTCGCGCTGAAGTACACGACAGATCTCCTTCTCGGCCACCTCGCGGACTATGACCCGCCCACCGCAATGGGCGATGGCGGGAGTGCGGGTTCGGGCGGATTCACCCGGCCGTGGGCCATTCCGCTGGTGACCACGCTCGGCGCACTGCTCTCGGCCGCGATCGTCGCGCGCTTCGCCCCCGAGGCCCAAGGGCACGGCACCGACGACGCCATCGAGGCCGTGCACACCGATCCGCGCGCGATCCGCTCCCGCGTCGTCCTGGTGAAGATGGTGGCCAGCGCGTTGACCATCGGTTCGGGCGGTTCCGGCGGCCGGGAGGGGCCGACGGCGCACATCTCCGCGGGATTCGGCTCACTGCTTACCCGTTGGCTGAACCTGAGCGACGAGGACGGCCGCGTCGCGGTGTCGCTGGGCATCGGGTCGGGCATCGGCGCGATCTTCGGCGCCCCGCTGGGCGGGGCCGTGCTGGCCGCCTCGATCATCTATCGCCGCGACTTCGACTACCGCGCGCTCGTGCCCGGCTTCATCGCCTCCGGCACCGCCTATGCGGTGTGTGGGTCGATCCTGGGTTTCGACCCGCTGTTCGGCAGCCTGGTCACCGACCATGTCTTCGACCCACTGCAGATTCCGTGGTTCCTCCTGATCGGAATCGCCTCCGCCGCAATCGGGTACCTGTATGCCCGGGTCTTCTACGGCACCGCGGCGCTGTCGTCTCGCATCCGGTTCCGGGGCGCCGCGGTGCTGCGTCCGGCGGTGGGCGGGCTGCTGGTCGGGCTTCTGGCGCTGGCCATCCCGCAGATCCTGTCCAGCGGTTACGGCTGGGTGCAGATGGCCGCCGCCGAGGACACCCTGTTGTCCATTCCGCTGTGGATCGTCCTGGTGCTGCCCCTCGCGAAGATCGTGGCCACCTCGCTGTCGATCGGCACCGGCGGGTCCGGCGGCATCTTCGGCCCCGGCATCGTCATCGGATGCTTTGTCGGGGCGGCAATCTGGCGGTTGGCCGATCTGGCGGGCGCTCCTGCCGTGCCGGCCGGACCCGCGGTGTTCATCGTCGTGGCAATGATGGCGTGCTTCGGCAGCGTGGCGCACGCCCCGCTGGCGGTGATGATCATGGTCGCCGAGATGACGGCCTCGTTCTCGGTGCTGCCCGGCGCGATGATCGCCGTGGGTGTCGCCTATCTGCTGATCTCCCGCACCAACGTGTCGATCTACCGGGCTCAGCGCGCCGATCGCGAGGCCGCGGCGGCCGAACGGGCGGGTCTGCGTACCCATTCCGACTCCTGTGCGTGA
- a CDS encoding nuclear transport factor 2 family protein codes for MFVQSLSGDGDLDEGFSLLSDDFTYWSNTTRETCDKARLRRIAEWARAVGPIAFDLISCLNEGENVVIEAQPDAVSATGVRYDSPCVFLFETRDGLITSLREYCDTRQVAEAFGVIPQ; via the coding sequence ATGTTCGTGCAGAGCCTCTCCGGCGACGGCGACCTCGACGAGGGGTTCTCACTGCTCAGCGATGACTTCACGTACTGGAGCAACACCACACGAGAGACGTGCGACAAGGCTCGGTTGCGCCGGATCGCCGAGTGGGCCAGGGCCGTCGGACCCATTGCATTCGACCTGATCAGCTGCCTCAACGAGGGCGAGAATGTGGTCATCGAGGCCCAACCCGACGCCGTCTCGGCGACCGGGGTGCGCTACGACAGCCCATGCGTGTTCCTCTTCGAAACGCGCGATGGGTTGATCACATCGCTGCGGGAGTACTGCGACACCCGTCAGGTCGCGGAGGCCTTCGGCGTCATTCCCCAGTGA
- the aqpZ gene encoding aquaporin Z — protein MTPPKMFHRLSAEFIGTLWLVLGGCGSAVFAAKFLSDDISVGIGFLGVALAFGLTVLTGVYAFGTISGGHFNPAVTLGAALAGRVEWRAVPGYWVVQVLGGLVGGLIIWVIASGRDGFEATGNMAANGYGAHSPGGYSLGAVLIAEIVLTAIFLLVILGSTDDRAPKGFAGLSIGLTLTLIHLISIPISNTSVNPARSTGVAFFNGDGAPAQLWVFWLAPLVGAAIAGVAYPLLFGRTDQLAQRPVRDELLEEGPR, from the coding sequence ATGACCCCACCCAAGATGTTCCATCGACTCAGCGCGGAGTTCATCGGCACGCTCTGGCTGGTGCTCGGCGGCTGCGGCAGCGCGGTGTTCGCGGCTAAATTCCTCTCCGACGACATCTCCGTCGGAATCGGTTTCCTCGGAGTCGCCCTGGCCTTCGGTCTGACCGTGCTGACCGGCGTGTACGCGTTCGGGACCATCTCCGGTGGGCACTTCAACCCCGCGGTGACCCTCGGCGCAGCGCTGGCCGGACGCGTGGAATGGCGTGCGGTGCCCGGGTATTGGGTCGTGCAGGTGCTCGGCGGTCTGGTGGGCGGCCTGATCATCTGGGTGATCGCCAGCGGCCGGGACGGCTTTGAGGCCACCGGCAACATGGCCGCCAACGGGTACGGCGCCCACTCCCCCGGTGGCTATTCGCTGGGCGCCGTGCTGATCGCCGAGATCGTGTTGACGGCGATCTTCCTGCTGGTGATCCTCGGGTCCACCGACGACCGAGCGCCCAAGGGATTCGCGGGCCTGTCGATCGGCCTGACATTGACCCTGATCCACCTGATCTCAATCCCGATCTCCAACACATCGGTGAACCCGGCCCGGAGCACGGGTGTCGCATTCTTCAACGGCGACGGCGCCCCCGCGCAGCTGTGGGTGTTCTGGCTGGCGCCGCTGGTGGGGGCCGCCATCGCGGGCGTCGCCTACCCGCTGCTGTTCGGGCGCACCGACCAACTGGCGCAGCGCCCAGTCCGCGACGAACTCCTCGAGGAGGGGCCTCGCTGA
- a CDS encoding Rv0361 family membrane protein, which yields MLRARDFAVTLMVGAVVLAGCSRQVAPDPVLAPETTTMTAPDESPSAAAPSTADAPSDADLINKAVMDFQDAYNTKKWDTYLSLMCTAMRDQFVGPVIDTLKTTRDAQGLTNVAVTDVQIDGDTGIATLDAQNEMLGRRTIELRVAREDGWKVCMPY from the coding sequence ATGCTTCGCGCTCGTGACTTTGCGGTGACGTTGATGGTGGGCGCCGTGGTGCTCGCCGGGTGCAGCAGACAGGTCGCCCCGGACCCGGTGCTGGCCCCGGAGACCACGACCATGACGGCCCCCGACGAGTCGCCGTCGGCCGCTGCACCCTCGACGGCCGACGCGCCGTCCGACGCCGACCTGATCAACAAGGCCGTCATGGACTTTCAGGACGCCTACAACACGAAGAAGTGGGACACCTACCTGAGCCTGATGTGCACGGCGATGCGGGATCAGTTCGTCGGCCCGGTGATCGACACGCTCAAGACCACCCGGGACGCACAGGGCTTGACCAACGTCGCCGTCACCGACGTGCAGATCGACGGCGACACCGGCATCGCGACCCTGGACGCTCAGAACGAGATGCTGGGCCGCAGGACCATCGAACTACGTGTGGCACGCGAAGACGGCTGGAAGGTCTGCATGCCGTACTGA
- a CDS encoding DNA-3-methyladenine glycosylase family protein, translating to MCRVDTDAPSPNEAAETTVEFAGPVSPGATLAPWRRGPLDPTFQITPDRAIWRTSLLASGPVTARITRSGVTAVRVQAWGPGASQFLAEVPALLGADDDWSDFVPTHPVVAEAARRASHLRLGRSGRVLEALIPAVIEQRVPGADAFRAWRVLVSRYGTPAPGPAPTRMRVFPSPEAWRRVPSWEFHRANVDPGRARTIVACAQRADSLERLVTRPPQDARAALTSLPGIGVWTAAEVAQRAFGDADAVSVGDYHVPKMIGWTLVGHAVDDDGMVELLEPMRPHRHRVVRLLYESGLAHEPRRGPRLPVQDIRSL from the coding sequence GTGTGCCGGGTAGACACCGATGCGCCTTCGCCCAACGAGGCCGCCGAGACCACCGTCGAGTTCGCCGGGCCGGTGAGCCCGGGAGCGACGCTGGCGCCATGGCGACGCGGCCCACTGGACCCGACATTCCAGATCACCCCCGACCGGGCGATCTGGCGCACGAGCCTGCTGGCGTCGGGTCCCGTTACGGCGCGCATCACCCGCAGCGGGGTGACGGCCGTGCGGGTCCAGGCCTGGGGCCCGGGTGCGTCGCAGTTTCTCGCCGAGGTGCCTGCGCTGCTCGGGGCCGACGACGACTGGTCGGATTTCGTCCCGACCCATCCCGTGGTCGCCGAAGCGGCGCGCCGGGCCTCACATCTGCGCTTGGGCCGCAGCGGGCGGGTGCTTGAGGCGCTGATCCCCGCGGTCATCGAGCAGCGCGTGCCGGGGGCCGACGCCTTTCGGGCGTGGCGGGTGCTGGTGAGTCGGTACGGCACCCCCGCACCCGGCCCTGCGCCGACTCGGATGCGGGTCTTCCCGTCACCGGAGGCCTGGCGGCGCGTGCCGTCCTGGGAGTTCCATCGCGCGAACGTCGATCCCGGCCGGGCGCGCACCATCGTGGCGTGCGCACAGCGGGCCGACTCCCTGGAACGTCTCGTCACCCGGCCTCCGCAGGACGCGCGTGCGGCGCTGACGTCGCTGCCCGGCATCGGAGTGTGGACCGCGGCCGAAGTGGCCCAGCGCGCGTTCGGCGACGCCGACGCGGTGTCGGTCGGTGACTACCACGTCCCCAAGATGATCGGTTGGACTCTGGTGGGCCACGCCGTGGACGACGACGGCATGGTCGAACTGCTCGAGCCCATGCGGCCGCACCGGCACCGTGTCGTGCGCCTGCTGTACGAGAGCGGTCTGGCGCACGAGCCCAGGCGCGGGCCGCGACTCCCAGTGCAGGACATCCGGTCGCTGTAG
- a CDS encoding DUF427 domain-containing protein yields MTERPVHEPTAQHPITVTPTVGHVVVRVGGTVVADTQSALTLQESTYPAVQYIPLADVDQTHLTRSDTTTYCPYKGEAGYLTFTGPDGVQPDLIWFYEHPYPAVAPIAGHVAFYPDRAHITVTGE; encoded by the coding sequence ATGACCGAACGACCCGTGCACGAGCCCACCGCGCAACATCCCATCACCGTCACCCCGACCGTCGGCCACGTGGTCGTTCGGGTGGGCGGAACGGTCGTCGCCGACACCCAGTCAGCCCTGACCCTGCAGGAATCCACCTATCCGGCGGTGCAGTACATCCCGTTGGCTGACGTGGACCAGACCCATCTCACCCGCTCGGACACCACGACCTACTGCCCCTACAAGGGTGAGGCGGGCTACCTGACCTTCACCGGACCCGACGGGGTGCAACCCGACCTGATCTGGTTCTACGAGCACCCGTATCCCGCGGTTGCCCCGATCGCCGGGCACGTGGCGTTCTACCCCGACCGGGCCCACATCACCGTCACTGGGGAATGA
- a CDS encoding Dps family protein → MTSQFTIPGMTDKQGAQVAELLQHQLSTYNDLHLTLKHVHWNVVGPNFIGVHEMIDPQVELVRGYADEVAERIATLGFAPEGTPGAIIRDREWDDYSVGRDTVQAHLAALDLVYNGVIEDLRKSISKTEDLDPITQDMLIGHAAELEKFQWFVRAHLENAGGKLTHEGKSTEKGAASKARSTK, encoded by the coding sequence ATGACGAGCCAGTTCACCATCCCCGGCATGACCGACAAGCAGGGTGCTCAGGTGGCCGAGTTGCTGCAGCACCAGCTTTCGACCTACAACGATCTGCACCTGACGCTCAAGCACGTCCACTGGAATGTGGTGGGGCCCAACTTCATCGGCGTGCACGAAATGATCGATCCGCAGGTCGAACTGGTGCGCGGATATGCCGACGAAGTCGCCGAACGCATCGCCACCCTGGGCTTCGCCCCCGAGGGCACGCCCGGCGCCATCATCCGCGACCGCGAGTGGGATGACTACTCCGTGGGCCGCGACACCGTGCAGGCGCACCTCGCCGCGCTGGACCTGGTCTACAACGGTGTCATCGAGGACCTGCGCAAGTCCATCTCGAAGACCGAGGACCTCGACCCGATCACGCAGGACATGCTGATCGGACACGCCGCGGAACTCGAGAAGTTCCAGTGGTTCGTGCGTGCGCACCTGGAGAACGCCGGGGGCAAGCTGACGCATGAGGGCAAGTCGACAGAGAAGGGTGCCGCCAGCAAGGCGCGCTCCACCAAGTAG
- a CDS encoding serine/threonine-protein kinase PknH/PknJ, which produces MMLTEGSEVAGYRIERILGTGGMGAVYLAAHPTLPRRDALKVLSAELSRDADFRTRFTREADVAASLDLPQIVAVYDRGQTEDGQLWIAMQYVDGTDADAALRAGQMTPERAVHIIGEVAKALDYAHGRGIVHRDIKPANFLLSGHAGAGERVLLGDFGIARALDDVGLTATGLVMATIAYAAPEVISGEVFDGRADIYSLGCTLFRLVTGKAPFAATNGPAAVMKAHLMDQPPRVTDVVPALPAAFDDVIAIAMAKDPAARFPAAAALAAAATEALRNPNTPRRLPSPPVVPVPGPEVISYPHTTPGAPPVFTAPPIYTAPGVPAPRRTGHGALIGALAGVVVLVAGIGAAVAVWPDSGGADADAPADPEKTAAVPNSAPLADVAPGELRPLLLTTDEIPGNTGDQAVVLETDGDQLLDDSATIDNQTCLGAWAPAQQAVYGGSGHSGVAVQTLRALYEKPWRNGVVQAVVAFPTADEAGVSLQLQRQKWEQCAGTTVTVTPAGEPGQPWQFGQPVNRTGAYTLEATPPGSDVTCQHALSARANVLIDVKRCGPVGSTDVSALVAAIAAKMPRQQ; this is translated from the coding sequence ATGATGCTGACCGAAGGCTCCGAGGTCGCCGGGTACCGGATCGAACGCATCCTGGGGACCGGCGGCATGGGCGCGGTGTATCTGGCGGCTCATCCGACCCTGCCGCGGCGTGACGCGTTGAAGGTGCTGTCCGCGGAACTGTCCCGGGACGCCGACTTCCGCACCAGGTTCACGCGCGAGGCCGACGTCGCGGCCTCACTCGACCTGCCGCAGATCGTGGCGGTGTACGACCGAGGGCAGACCGAGGACGGTCAACTGTGGATCGCCATGCAGTACGTCGACGGCACCGACGCCGACGCCGCACTGCGGGCCGGGCAGATGACACCCGAACGCGCGGTCCACATCATCGGCGAGGTGGCCAAGGCGCTCGACTACGCGCACGGCCGTGGCATCGTGCACCGCGACATCAAGCCGGCGAACTTCCTGCTGTCCGGTCATGCCGGAGCAGGAGAGCGGGTCCTGTTGGGCGACTTCGGGATCGCGCGGGCTCTCGACGATGTCGGCCTCACCGCGACCGGTCTGGTGATGGCCACCATCGCTTACGCCGCGCCCGAGGTCATCTCCGGTGAGGTCTTCGACGGCCGCGCCGACATCTACTCCCTGGGCTGCACACTGTTCCGACTCGTGACGGGGAAGGCGCCGTTCGCGGCCACCAACGGACCCGCCGCGGTGATGAAGGCGCATCTGATGGACCAGCCGCCGAGAGTCACCGACGTGGTGCCGGCGCTGCCCGCGGCCTTCGACGACGTCATCGCGATCGCGATGGCCAAGGACCCTGCGGCCCGATTCCCGGCGGCCGCGGCCCTGGCCGCCGCCGCGACCGAGGCGCTGCGCAATCCGAACACCCCCCGTCGCCTCCCGTCGCCGCCCGTGGTCCCCGTGCCGGGTCCCGAGGTCATCTCCTACCCGCACACGACCCCCGGTGCGCCGCCGGTGTTCACCGCGCCGCCGATCTACACCGCCCCCGGCGTGCCCGCGCCTCGGCGGACTGGCCACGGCGCCCTCATCGGCGCACTCGCGGGTGTCGTGGTGCTGGTCGCGGGTATCGGTGCCGCGGTGGCGGTGTGGCCCGACTCCGGCGGCGCCGACGCGGATGCGCCAGCAGATCCGGAAAAGACTGCTGCCGTGCCGAATTCCGCCCCCCTGGCCGACGTCGCGCCCGGTGAGCTGCGCCCGCTGCTGTTGACCACAGACGAGATTCCCGGCAACACCGGTGATCAGGCCGTGGTCCTCGAGACCGACGGCGACCAACTGCTCGACGACTCCGCGACGATCGACAACCAGACCTGCCTCGGTGCGTGGGCTCCAGCCCAGCAGGCCGTCTACGGCGGCAGCGGCCACTCCGGTGTCGCGGTCCAGACCCTGCGGGCGCTGTACGAGAAGCCGTGGCGCAATGGTGTGGTGCAGGCCGTGGTCGCCTTCCCGACGGCCGACGAGGCCGGGGTGTCCTTGCAGTTGCAGCGACAGAAGTGGGAGCAGTGTGCGGGCACCACCGTCACCGTCACCCCGGCGGGCGAACCCGGGCAGCCGTGGCAGTTCGGTCAACCCGTCAACCGGACCGGGGCCTACACCCTGGAGGCCACCCCGCCGGGATCCGACGTCACGTGCCAGCACGCCCTGTCAGCGCGCGCCAACGTGCTCATCGACGTCAAGCGGTGCGGACCGGTGGGCAGCACCGACGTCAGCGCGTTGGTCGCCGCGATCGCGGCGAAGATGCCTCGGCAGCAGTGA
- a CDS encoding SRPBCC family protein produces MASQGLPAASSDVTIDAPPAAVYSVITDLSAMAELAEETVAMKWHRGDSAQPGAVFKGTNRSGKRSWTTTCTVTDAEPGRVFAFDVKSLVVPVAHWRYEITPTEQGCTVTESTWDRRPGWFRGIGELATGVRDRVSANADHIKATLERLKAYAERG; encoded by the coding sequence ATGGCATCCCAGGGATTGCCGGCAGCGTCGTCCGATGTCACTATCGACGCTCCCCCGGCCGCCGTCTACAGCGTGATCACCGACCTGTCGGCGATGGCCGAACTGGCCGAAGAGACAGTCGCGATGAAGTGGCACAGGGGTGACTCGGCCCAGCCCGGTGCGGTGTTCAAGGGCACCAACCGCAGCGGCAAGCGGTCGTGGACCACGACGTGCACCGTGACCGATGCCGAACCTGGCCGGGTGTTCGCCTTCGACGTGAAGAGCCTGGTGGTTCCGGTCGCGCACTGGCGCTACGAGATCACCCCGACCGAACAGGGCTGTACGGTCACCGAGAGCACGTGGGACCGTCGCCCGGGCTGGTTCAGGGGCATCGGGGAGCTCGCGACCGGCGTGCGCGACCGGGTCTCGGCGAATGCCGATCACATCAAAGCCACCCTGGAGCGGCTCAAGGCGTACGCCGAACGGGGCTGA